The Acidobacteriota bacterium genome includes a region encoding these proteins:
- a CDS encoding thiamine pyrophosphate-dependent enzyme — MSKLHPDFNWKQAARLILTSRRIDEVEETRLVPEKKVLYQFSARGHELIQVLLGSLLDHPHDAASAYYRSRPLLLTLGVEVEDAMAGPLMRSGGYSGGRDIGVVCNKPSSAGGQGVTVLPMSGDVGSQYTPAAGWAQSILYRRDVLEDEAWNGAVTVVLGGEGSVATNGFWSSLTMATTLKLPLLFFIEDNGYAISVPAHLQTPGGNIAANLESFGNLSVLEGDGTDPYDCAGKIKQAVEQVRGGEGPALIRLTVPRLSGHSGQDTQAYKSSEEVEKERESDPLERLKQALIPSLLSDDEWKVLTAEVEEAVEEALEKALERPQPEPSSVKRYLFAEEAPDGSVESSQQGGLAAEGHQFPDSSSEPQPEGNRINMLTAIRKTLQAELESNPKLLVFGEDVGPKGGVHAATMGLQEAFGCQRVFDTSLSEEGIIGRSVGMALAGLMPVAEIQFRKYADPAAEQLNNCGTLRWRTNNRFAAPIVVRMPGGYFKCGDPWHSVSGEVLWAHAPGWQVAMPSNAEDAVGLLRAAMRSPNPTIFFEHRYLLDAPVARRPYPGDQYLLPFGQAAHLSEGDQLTIVTWGAMVERCMQAVEQSGKDCHLIDLRTISPWDQEAVVESVRRTMRCLIVHEDGQTAGFGAEIAAVLTKEAFFRLDAPIERMAVPDLPIPHNVGLMTAILPGVDAIAQKIVDLVEF, encoded by the coding sequence ATGAGCAAGTTGCACCCCGATTTCAACTGGAAGCAGGCAGCCCGGCTGATCCTCACCTCGCGACGCATCGACGAGGTGGAGGAAACCCGCCTGGTGCCCGAGAAAAAGGTGCTCTACCAGTTTTCGGCCCGCGGCCATGAACTCATCCAGGTGCTGCTGGGGAGCCTGCTCGATCATCCCCACGATGCCGCCAGCGCCTACTACCGCTCGCGTCCTCTGCTGCTGACGCTGGGCGTGGAAGTGGAGGACGCCATGGCGGGCCCGCTCATGCGCAGCGGAGGCTACAGCGGCGGACGCGACATCGGGGTGGTCTGCAACAAACCCTCCAGCGCGGGCGGGCAGGGGGTCACAGTCCTGCCCATGTCGGGCGACGTGGGCTCGCAGTACACGCCCGCCGCCGGATGGGCCCAATCCATCCTCTACCGCCGCGACGTGCTTGAGGACGAAGCATGGAACGGAGCGGTCACGGTAGTGCTGGGCGGGGAAGGATCGGTGGCCACCAACGGCTTCTGGTCCAGCCTGACCATGGCCACGACGCTCAAGCTGCCGCTGCTTTTCTTCATCGAAGACAACGGCTACGCCATCTCGGTTCCGGCCCATTTGCAGACCCCCGGCGGAAACATCGCCGCTAATCTGGAGTCCTTCGGCAATCTCTCCGTGCTGGAAGGCGACGGCACCGACCCTTATGACTGCGCCGGCAAGATCAAGCAGGCCGTCGAACAGGTGCGCGGCGGGGAGGGACCGGCCCTGATCCGCCTCACCGTCCCCCGCCTGAGCGGACATTCGGGCCAGGACACCCAAGCCTACAAGAGCAGCGAAGAAGTCGAAAAAGAGCGTGAGAGCGACCCGCTGGAGCGGCTCAAGCAGGCGCTGATCCCCTCGCTGCTCTCCGACGACGAGTGGAAGGTGCTGACAGCCGAGGTCGAGGAAGCCGTGGAAGAGGCTCTGGAGAAGGCGCTCGAGCGTCCTCAACCCGAACCTTCGAGCGTCAAGCGCTATCTCTTCGCCGAGGAGGCCCCTGACGGGTCCGTCGAATCCTCGCAGCAAGGCGGACTGGCGGCCGAGGGACACCAGTTTCCAGATTCCTCCAGCGAGCCGCAGCCCGAGGGCAACCGCATCAACATGCTCACCGCCATCCGCAAGACGCTGCAAGCCGAACTCGAAAGCAATCCCAAACTGCTCGTCTTCGGCGAGGACGTGGGGCCCAAGGGAGGCGTCCACGCCGCCACCATGGGCTTGCAGGAGGCCTTCGGCTGCCAGCGCGTCTTCGACACCAGCCTGAGCGAAGAAGGCATCATCGGACGCTCGGTGGGCATGGCCCTGGCCGGACTCATGCCGGTGGCCGAAATCCAGTTCCGCAAGTATGCCGATCCCGCCGCCGAGCAGCTCAACAACTGCGGCACCTTGCGCTGGCGGACCAACAACCGCTTCGCCGCGCCCATCGTGGTGCGAATGCCGGGAGGCTACTTCAAGTGCGGGGACCCCTGGCACAGCGTCTCGGGCGAGGTCCTCTGGGCCCACGCCCCCGGATGGCAGGTGGCCATGCCTTCGAATGCCGAGGACGCGGTGGGACTGCTGCGGGCCGCCATGCGCTCGCCCAATCCCACCATCTTCTTCGAGCACCGCTACCTGCTCGATGCCCCCGTAGCCCGGCGTCCCTACCCCGGCGACCAATATCTGCTGCCTTTCGGACAGGCCGCCCATTTGAGCGAGGGAGATCAATTGACCATCGTGACCTGGGGCGCCATGGTGGAGCGTTGCATGCAAGCGGTGGAACAGTCGGGCAAGGACTGTCACCTGATCGACCTGCGCACCATCTCTCCCTGGGACCAGGAGGCGGTGGTGGAATCGGTGCGCCGCACCATGCGCTGCCTCATCGTCCACGAGGACGGACAGACCGCCGGTTTCGGAGCCGAAATCGCCGCCGTCCTCACCAAGGAGGCCTTTTTCCGCCTCGACGCACCCATTGAACGCATGGCCGTCCCCGACCTGCCCATCCCCCACAACGTGGGACTGATGACCGCCATCCTCCCGGGTGTCGACGCCATCGCCCAGAAGATCGTGGATTTGGTTGAATTTTAA